ATATTCATAGAGAACTCCAGTTCAGATCCGCTTAACATATTACTGCTTTGCTACCAATCGGGATCGGGTTGACATCCTTCCCGCCCTCAAGAGGCTGTCGCACAAGCCTGATGGACGCTTTTTCACACATGAAACACCGACTACCTCGTCAGTTCCGCATGCTTTTGGCTGGAACACAGTATCGTTTTCAGCACGGAAAACAGCATGATTTCTGGCATTTTTTTTAAGCACGAACGCCGTCAGGTTCTCGCGCAAAAGCGCACTGATCCTTACCCACAAGTCAGGTCGATTGCGTATCCACCCAGCCGCCCAATTCGTCATTGCCGCGCAGGCGCCTTTTATATCTGTGCTGCTCAGGCGCAGCAGGACGTGTTCATTTCACAGAAAAAAAAGTGCCCGTGATCGACCCTCTCACCCTGAAGGCACTGACGTGCCACTGGATTCCCCGCCTGCGCGGGGAATGACGAGTCGAGAGCAGGCCAGGTCGACTACGTATCCACCCAGTCGCCCAATTCGTCATTGCCGCGCAGGCGGCAATCCAGTGGCGCGCACGCGCCTTTTATATCTGTGCGGCTCAGGCGCAGCAGGACGTGTTGATTTAACAGGAAAAAAAAGTGCCCGTGATCGACCCTCTCACCCTGAAGGCACTGTCGTGCCACTGGATTCCCCGCCTGCGCGGGGAATGACGAGGCGAGAGCATGGGGGAATGACATGTCGGCCAGTTGGAGTAATGATACCGACTGAAAACTCTTTTGCGACAGCCTCTGAAGGCCGGGGTTTTACACCCAGGTCAGATTTTTGATGATCGACTAACTCGTAGCTTATTTCATTTCTTTGATGAACTGCGCAACCGCTATGCCTTGAACAGTTACGCATCCCCTTAGGCTCGCAACATTTCTTTACAACACAATATCGCCGTGTCGGGCAGGGCCTTGCAGTACAATGGCATTGATTTACTCCAAATGATTTTAACCATCCTCTCCTATGAAACGACCGCGCTTCCTTCCCGATAATATGACTTTGATGCTGCTGACGGTGGTGCTGATCGCCAGTGTCTTTCCAGCCCGCGGTACGCTGGCGCTGCGCTTTGATGATCTGTCGACCGGTATGATCGGTTTGCTGTTTTTTATGCATGGGGCGAAACTGTCACGCGAGGCAGTGTTGGCCGGCGCGACCCATTGGCGCTTGCATTTGTTGGTGCTGGCGGTGACGTTCGCACTGTTTCCCTTGCTCGGTTTGCTGCTTAAGCCGGCACTGTTGCCCTTGGTGACGCCGGACTTGTATCTCGGTATTTTGTTTTTATGTGTGCTGCCGTCGACCGTGCAGTCGTCGATTGCGTTTACCTCGGTAGCGCGCGGCAATGTGCCGGCGGCCGTCTGCAGTGCTTCGGCCAGTAATTTACTCGGCATCGTGCTCACGCCGCTGTTGGTCAGTGTCGTCATCAAAGCTTCCGGTGACAGTAATTCTTCGCTCGATGCCATGCTCAAGATTGTGTATCAGTTACTGCTGCCGTTTGTAGCCGGGCAGTTGGCGCGTCCGTATTTGCAAGCGTGGATTACGCGTCACATCGTGGTACTTAAAATGGTCGACCAGAGTTCGATTTTGCTGGTGGTGTTCGTGGCTTTCAGTGCGGCGGTGGTGCAGGGCTTGTGGCAGCAAATTCCGACGACGATGTTGTTGAGTCTGCTGCTCATCAGCAGTGTGTTGCTGGCCGTGATCATGGGTGTGACGGTGCTGCTCAGTCGTCGCCTCGGCTTTAGTAAGGAAGATGAGATCACCATCGTGTTTTGTGCTTCGAAAAAAAGTCTGGCCAGCGGGGTGCCGATGGCGAAAGTCTTGTTTTCCAGCGCCAGTGTCGGCATGGTGTTATTGCCACTGATGCTGTTCCACCAATTGCAATTGATGGTGTGTGCCGTGCTGGCGCAACGCTACGCTACGCGCAACGATAAGGAGGCATGATGCCGAAATTTGCCGCCAACCTGAGCATGATGTACGCGGAATTACCGTTCATGGAGCGCTTTGCTGCGGCTGCCAAAGATGGGTTTTCTGCGGTTGAATATTTGTTTCCGTATGAGTATGCTGCGGCCGATCTGGCGGCCCGTTTGGCTGAGTCGGGGCTGCAGCAGGTGCTGTTCAATGCCCCGCCAGGCGACTGGGCGGCCGGTGAGCGTGGCATCGCTGCACAGCCGGGGCGTGAGGATGAATTCAAGCGTGGCTTTGAGCGTGCGCTGGAGTATGCGCGTGTGCTCGGCAATCGGCAGATTCATGTGATGTCCGGTATGATTGCGCCGCAATTCGATATGGCGCGGCAACAGGCGGTGTATTTGAGTAATCTCGCGCATGCTGCCTTGTTGGCTTCGCGCGAAAACATCACGGTATTGATCGAGCCTATCAATACCCGCGACATGCCTGCTTATTTTTTGCAGCGCCAAGAGCAAGCTCAGCGTATTTGTGAAGACATCGGCGTCAGCCACTTGCAAGTGCAATTTGATATCTATCATTGTCAAATCATGGAGGGCGATGTCAGCAGTAAATTGCAACGCGATATGCACCGTCCGCATGCTGGTATTGGGCATGTACAGATTGCCGGTGTACCGGCGCGGCAAGAGCCTGATCGGGGCGAACTGAATTATCCGCACTTGTTTGCCTTGCTCGACGAATTGGATTATCGCGGTTGGGTCGGCTGTGAATATCGGCCGCGTGCCGGTACCTCGGCTGGGCTCGCTTGGTTGCGGCCTTGGTTGGGGTGAGCGCTTGTCGGACTTGTAGGTTGACATGAATTAATTGATGCTCGAGGGCTTGAATGCATGCTGAACCAATTTCCAGCTTTAGGCTCGGATCGAATGTTTTGCGTTTTCTTGTTGCCATGTGTTACTCCTCAGGTGGTGTATTTTCCACCGATTGAGGTGTCCGGGCAAATTAGGCCACAGCACGTCACTCCCGCATGCCCCGGTCCCGTCATTCCCGCATGCTTTTGGCGGGAACCCAGTGTCGTTTTCAGCGCTGAAAACACGATCATATCTGGCATTTTCAGTTAAGCACGAACGCCGCTGGGTTCCTGCCAAAAGCGCGCAGGAATGACGTGGCCACCAGTTGGGGTAATGATACCGACTCAATACCCTTTTGCGACAGCCTCTTTTGGCCGGAGTTTTCAACCCTAGTCGGATTGTTGATGAGCTGATGTGATGACAGCGCTGACAGTACGCAATCTGCCCGACGATCTGCATCGTGCAATGCGGATGTGGGCCGCGCAACATGGACACAAAATTTCTTATGGATATTGCGTACAACGACCGAGTTGCGCGTAATGGATTTGGCGGCGAGCCGTTATCGACTAGTCTTGATGGAGCGAGAAAAATGCGTCATCAAGAATTCGCCAGTATTTGGGATGCGATAGAGGACACGCCCGAAGCAGCGGCAAACATGAAGCTGTGCTC
The sequence above is drawn from the Undibacterium sp. CCC3.4 genome and encodes:
- a CDS encoding bile acid:sodium symporter family protein — translated: MKRPRFLPDNMTLMLLTVVLIASVFPARGTLALRFDDLSTGMIGLLFFMHGAKLSREAVLAGATHWRLHLLVLAVTFALFPLLGLLLKPALLPLVTPDLYLGILFLCVLPSTVQSSIAFTSVARGNVPAAVCSASASNLLGIVLTPLLVSVVIKASGDSNSSLDAMLKIVYQLLLPFVAGQLARPYLQAWITRHIVVLKMVDQSSILLVVFVAFSAAVVQGLWQQIPTTMLLSLLLISSVLLAVIMGVTVLLSRRLGFSKEDEITIVFCASKKSLASGVPMAKVLFSSASVGMVLLPLMLFHQLQLMVCAVLAQRYATRNDKEA
- the otnI gene encoding 2-oxo-tetronate isomerase, whose product is MPKFAANLSMMYAELPFMERFAAAAKDGFSAVEYLFPYEYAAADLAARLAESGLQQVLFNAPPGDWAAGERGIAAQPGREDEFKRGFERALEYARVLGNRQIHVMSGMIAPQFDMARQQAVYLSNLAHAALLASRENITVLIEPINTRDMPAYFLQRQEQAQRICEDIGVSHLQVQFDIYHCQIMEGDVSSKLQRDMHRPHAGIGHVQIAGVPARQEPDRGELNYPHLFALLDELDYRGWVGCEYRPRAGTSAGLAWLRPWLG
- a CDS encoding FitA-like ribbon-helix-helix domain-containing protein, with translation MTALTVRNLPDDLHRAMRMWAAQHGHKISYGYCVQRPSCA